The following proteins come from a genomic window of Candidatus Limnocylindrales bacterium:
- a CDS encoding endonuclease/exonuclease/phosphatase family protein, with protein sequence MTPGSSSSPPRDALEVSAKDTEGLRLRLVTYNIHSGVGVDGRLDLGRTGAVIGEARPDIVALQEVDRGLVRTGLADQAAVLAKALDLGSRFCTTRTFDRGDFGLAVLSRYPVVAAHEYDLSYGKRREPRSCLRVDLELSPGMLLHVFNCHLGLATTERRYQRRRMLSDAILLSEELHHPVVLMGDFNDRPLPVVHTELRQHFVDAFRTTGKRRGATFRYGPLRLRLDHIYVSREIRVVECGVSRRGAAGVASDHRPLFAEIEMRASAAECVKSV encoded by the coding sequence ATGACGCCGGGGTCCTCTTCATCGCCTCCACGAGACGCCCTGGAAGTTTCTGCGAAAGACACCGAGGGCCTTCGCCTTCGGCTGGTGACGTACAACATTCACAGCGGCGTAGGTGTGGACGGTCGCCTGGATCTCGGCCGGACCGGGGCTGTCATCGGCGAGGCACGGCCCGACATCGTCGCGCTGCAGGAAGTCGATCGCGGGCTGGTGCGCACCGGGCTCGCCGATCAGGCCGCCGTGCTCGCCAAGGCGCTCGATCTCGGCAGCCGGTTCTGCACGACGCGCACGTTCGACCGCGGCGATTTCGGCCTCGCGGTGCTCAGCCGCTACCCGGTCGTGGCGGCGCACGAATACGACCTGTCGTACGGCAAGAGGCGCGAGCCGCGCTCGTGTCTGCGCGTCGACCTCGAGCTGTCGCCGGGAATGCTGCTGCATGTGTTCAACTGCCACCTCGGCCTTGCGACGACCGAGCGCCGTTACCAGCGCCGGCGCATGCTGAGCGACGCGATCCTGCTCAGCGAGGAGCTGCACCATCCGGTAGTGCTGATGGGCGACTTCAACGACCGTCCGCTGCCGGTCGTGCACACGGAGCTGCGCCAGCATTTCGTTGATGCGTTCCGCACCACCGGCAAGCGCCGCGGCGCGACGTTCCGGTACGGACCGCTGCGGCTGCGGCTCGATCACATCTATGTGAGCCGCGAGATCCGCGTCGTCGAATGCGGCGTGAGCCGCCGCGGCGCGGCCGGCGTGGCGTCCGACCACCGGCCGCTATTTGCGGAAATCGAGATGCGGGCTTCCGCCGCCGAATGCGTGAAATCGGTCTGA
- a CDS encoding SDR family oxidoreductase, with protein MELVLRKDAFAGETHIVTGAAQGIGNRVAAVLAAHGARVALVDLDPAKLEEARAEMKAYAAVDPLVVAANVAKEDDVRKAVAAVMEASGQINGLVNVAGITRDARIIKKDFADFQAVLGVHLHGTFLFTREVAFQDWHPRFKANDNKPLRDGQNRFIVNFSSVSARNGNIGQIDYTAAKGAIESMTKTTAREFAPYGARVNAIAPGPVNTPMLAGVPAEGIEAMSRATLIGRVCEPVEMARTVAAMADPKLFAYVTGIVLQANGGLRLE; from the coding sequence ATGGAGCTGGTACTTCGCAAGGACGCTTTCGCCGGGGAAACCCACATCGTGACCGGCGCTGCCCAGGGAATCGGCAACCGTGTGGCCGCCGTTCTCGCAGCGCACGGCGCCCGCGTTGCGCTCGTGGATCTCGACCCCGCCAAGCTCGAGGAAGCGCGGGCGGAGATGAAGGCCTACGCCGCCGTCGATCCGCTCGTCGTGGCAGCCAACGTGGCGAAGGAAGACGACGTGCGAAAAGCCGTCGCCGCGGTCATGGAGGCGAGTGGCCAGATCAACGGCCTCGTCAACGTCGCCGGCATCACGCGCGACGCGCGCATCATCAAGAAGGATTTCGCCGACTTCCAGGCGGTGCTCGGCGTGCATCTCCACGGCACGTTCCTGTTCACCCGCGAGGTTGCGTTCCAGGACTGGCATCCGCGCTTCAAGGCCAACGACAACAAGCCGCTGCGCGACGGGCAGAACCGCTTCATCGTGAACTTCTCGTCGGTCAGCGCGCGCAACGGCAACATCGGCCAGATCGACTACACCGCAGCCAAGGGCGCGATCGAGTCGATGACCAAGACGACGGCGCGCGAGTTCGCGCCGTACGGCGCGCGCGTCAATGCGATCGCGCCCGGCCCGGTCAACACGCCGATGCTCGCGGGCGTGCCGGCCGAAGGCATCGAGGCCATGTCGCGCGCAACGCTGATCGGACGCGTCTGCGAGCCGGTCGAGATGGCGCGCACGGTTGCTGCCATGGCCGATCCGAAACTTTTCGCGTACGTGACCGGCATCGTGCTGCAGGCCAACGGCGGGCTTCGCCTGGAATAG
- a CDS encoding VTT domain-containing protein, translating to MEPILKTGRTAWRIEHADRVSFLVDGEAYYGAVALALAKARHSVFILGWDIHSRVRLLRGSEQDAAIAGPQLELRRGLNVLLGKEDDGLPSTLGARLSAILARNPELQVYVLDWDFPVILSKDRETRTRRLTDWPRSKRFHFVYDSYHPGGASHHQKLVVVDDSVVLGGGMDIGVGRWDTSEHLAKDPRRSDPEFPDYVPAHDVMMMADGAVARAVAELVRERWKRATGEDAEPLRHDTGDCWPEGFLPDATDISVGISRTQPEYEQQMQVVEIERLYLTAIAAAQRQIYIENQYLTSDVIVRALVECLQRENGPQIVIVLPQNNFGWFEARTIQVLHFRRIKLLQESDVHGRLRICYPIVPELGETQINLHSKVLVVDDRFLRIGSSNLTNRSMRLDTECDFSIEATDDDPRVRRVISALRNRLLGEHLCLPPYEVAAALETTSLVALVDEHTEKDRCLRPVVPDETQVDIDIGDGTLIDPKAPITTETVIETFAPPPYRRRAKTHLARIAVMLVVLAALAACWRWTPLKELIDPARLASLGAELQGSAIAPFAVIGAYVLSGLVALPVTVLILATAAVFGPWLGMLYSLAGSLASATLMFAVGRVAGRNTVESLTGRHFQKIARGLRGRGLLTMIAIRVLPVAPFTIVNMVVGTSPMRFGDFALGTVIGMLPGIVGLSLFQTQLELSMREPGMKSLALLALVSALFVGVLAWLRQRLRVGRQARQSDRFHAFGGGSPHLDFRK from the coding sequence ATGGAACCGATTCTCAAGACCGGACGAACGGCATGGCGCATCGAGCACGCCGATCGCGTGTCGTTCCTGGTCGACGGCGAGGCTTACTACGGCGCGGTCGCCCTCGCGCTCGCCAAAGCGCGTCACTCGGTTTTCATCCTCGGCTGGGACATTCACAGCCGCGTCCGCCTGCTGCGCGGATCCGAGCAGGATGCAGCCATCGCCGGTCCGCAGCTCGAGCTTCGTCGCGGCCTGAATGTGCTGCTCGGCAAGGAAGACGACGGGCTGCCGAGCACGCTCGGTGCGCGGCTCTCGGCGATCCTCGCGCGCAATCCCGAGCTCCAGGTCTACGTTCTCGACTGGGACTTCCCGGTCATCCTGTCGAAGGATCGCGAAACGCGCACGCGGCGCCTGACCGACTGGCCGCGATCGAAGCGGTTCCATTTCGTCTACGACTCGTACCATCCGGGCGGAGCGAGTCATCACCAGAAGCTCGTGGTCGTCGACGACTCGGTCGTGCTCGGCGGTGGAATGGACATCGGCGTCGGCCGCTGGGACACGTCCGAGCACCTCGCGAAGGATCCGCGCCGGAGCGATCCCGAGTTTCCCGACTACGTTCCCGCCCACGACGTGATGATGATGGCCGACGGCGCGGTCGCGCGCGCCGTCGCCGAGCTGGTGCGCGAACGCTGGAAACGCGCCACCGGAGAAGACGCCGAGCCGCTGCGGCACGATACCGGCGACTGCTGGCCGGAAGGGTTCCTTCCCGATGCGACCGACATTTCGGTCGGGATCTCGCGGACGCAGCCCGAGTACGAGCAGCAGATGCAGGTCGTCGAGATCGAGCGCCTGTATCTGACCGCGATCGCGGCGGCGCAGCGGCAGATCTACATCGAGAACCAGTACCTCACCTCGGACGTGATCGTGCGCGCGCTCGTCGAATGCCTGCAGCGCGAGAACGGTCCCCAGATCGTGATCGTGCTGCCTCAGAACAATTTCGGCTGGTTCGAGGCACGCACGATCCAGGTGCTGCATTTCCGCCGCATCAAGCTACTGCAGGAGTCCGACGTGCACGGGCGCCTGCGCATCTGCTATCCGATCGTGCCCGAGCTCGGCGAGACCCAGATCAACCTTCATTCGAAAGTGCTGGTCGTCGACGACCGGTTCCTGCGCATCGGCTCGTCGAACCTCACCAATCGGTCGATGCGTCTCGACACCGAATGCGATTTTTCGATCGAAGCGACCGACGACGATCCCCGGGTTCGCCGCGTCATCTCCGCGCTGCGCAACCGGCTGCTCGGCGAGCACCTGTGCCTGCCGCCCTACGAGGTAGCCGCCGCCCTGGAGACGACTTCTCTCGTCGCGCTGGTCGACGAGCATACGGAGAAGGACCGATGCCTGCGTCCGGTCGTCCCCGACGAGACCCAGGTCGACATCGACATCGGCGACGGAACGCTGATCGATCCGAAGGCCCCGATCACGACCGAGACGGTGATCGAGACGTTCGCGCCGCCGCCCTACCGCCGCCGGGCAAAAACCCACCTCGCACGCATCGCCGTGATGCTCGTCGTGCTGGCGGCGCTGGCCGCATGCTGGCGCTGGACGCCGCTGAAGGAGCTGATCGATCCGGCGCGTCTCGCTTCTCTCGGAGCCGAGCTGCAAGGCAGTGCCATCGCTCCGTTTGCAGTGATCGGTGCCTATGTGCTGAGCGGCCTCGTCGCGCTGCCGGTCACTGTGCTGATTCTCGCAACCGCGGCTGTGTTCGGCCCATGGCTCGGCATGCTCTATTCGCTCGCCGGAAGCCTCGCGAGCGCGACGCTGATGTTTGCCGTCGGTCGCGTGGCCGGACGAAACACGGTCGAAAGCCTCACCGGACGCCACTTCCAGAAAATCGCGCGCGGCCTGCGCGGTCGCGGGCTGCTGACGATGATTGCGATCCGCGTGCTGCCGGTCGCCCCGTTCACGATCGTCAACATGGTCGTCGGCACGTCGCCGATGCGCTTCGGCGACTTCGCGCTCGGGACGGTGATCGGAATGCTTCCGGGCATCGTCGGCCTTTCACTGTTCCAGACCCAGCTCGAGCTGTCGATGCGCGAGCCGGGAATGAAGAGTCTCGCGCTGCTCGCGCTCGTCAGCGCGCTGTTCGTCGGTGTGCTGGCGTGGCTTCGCCAGCGCCTGCGAGTCGGCCGGCAGGCGCGGCAGTCAGACCGATTTCACGCATTCGGCGGCGGAAGCCCGCATCTCGATTTCCGCAAATAG
- a CDS encoding TolC family protein, with protein sequence MSTSQPASFAAMFTATAAAAILTLLQGCALTPRGLDDERARLEAAGAKFEHVDAETLPVTAGGDDWRTLLRRALIANGDVRAAWYDWKAAVERVRGASAWPNSNISLGYSYLFSNESVKSFDRSTFTAGFDSMENLSFPGKTMASGRVALDDARAAGERFRREKFQLQRKVLDAWLDLAMAAENERIALAAATLADVGSDAAAASLRTGSDQSAVLSAGIAGARARDAAAKARAEVVRAKLALAALAAIESSDSIATPSRLPSPRTLPSSPLTIIRAAETGPDVRGLEHDRNARRNEQDLAELQWIPDINPTAAVTGSIEQSVGAILVLPTKIAEIQSGIAVAKAMRRGADARLVQARRDKGAEVRAALVAALDSERARRLLEQRVLPAATSAASVAESVYVAGTSGLSMLVEARTVLLETRKEIAAAAIDREKQLAAIEELIGADLETFTDSEAIRVAQAGRGISR encoded by the coding sequence ATGTCGACCTCACAACCGGCGAGTTTCGCCGCCATGTTCACTGCAACCGCCGCAGCGGCGATTCTCACCCTTCTGCAAGGCTGCGCGCTGACGCCGCGCGGCCTCGACGACGAGCGAGCGCGTCTCGAAGCGGCCGGAGCAAAATTCGAGCACGTCGATGCTGAGACGCTGCCGGTAACGGCCGGCGGCGACGACTGGCGCACCCTGCTCCGGCGAGCGCTGATCGCGAACGGCGACGTCCGCGCAGCATGGTACGACTGGAAGGCTGCGGTCGAGCGTGTGCGCGGCGCGTCCGCGTGGCCGAACAGCAACATCTCGCTCGGCTACTCGTACCTGTTCTCGAACGAGAGCGTGAAGAGCTTCGACCGCTCGACGTTCACGGCCGGTTTCGACTCGATGGAAAACCTGTCGTTCCCGGGCAAGACGATGGCTTCCGGCCGCGTCGCTCTCGACGATGCGCGCGCAGCCGGTGAACGCTTCCGCCGCGAAAAGTTCCAGCTCCAGCGCAAGGTGCTCGATGCGTGGCTCGACCTGGCAATGGCCGCCGAGAACGAACGCATCGCGCTGGCGGCGGCGACGCTCGCCGACGTCGGATCCGATGCCGCGGCAGCGTCCCTGCGCACCGGCAGCGACCAGAGCGCGGTGCTCAGCGCCGGCATTGCCGGTGCACGTGCGCGCGATGCCGCGGCGAAGGCCCGCGCCGAAGTCGTGCGGGCAAAGCTCGCGCTTGCCGCGCTCGCGGCGATCGAATCGTCGGATTCGATCGCGACGCCGAGCCGCCTGCCGTCTCCGCGAACGCTGCCATCCAGTCCGCTGACGATCATCCGTGCCGCGGAAACCGGGCCGGACGTTCGCGGGCTCGAGCACGACCGCAATGCCCGCAGGAACGAACAGGATCTCGCCGAGCTGCAATGGATCCCCGACATCAATCCGACGGCGGCGGTCACCGGGAGCATCGAACAGAGCGTCGGCGCGATCCTGGTGCTGCCGACGAAGATCGCCGAGATCCAGTCGGGCATCGCGGTGGCCAAGGCGATGCGCCGCGGCGCCGACGCGCGCCTCGTCCAGGCGCGGCGCGACAAGGGAGCCGAGGTGCGGGCCGCGCTGGTCGCGGCGCTCGACAGCGAGCGCGCCCGGCGACTGCTCGAGCAGCGCGTGCTTCCTGCCGCGACATCGGCCGCTTCGGTTGCTGAAAGCGTCTACGTCGCCGGCACCTCGGGCCTTTCGATGCTGGTCGAAGCCCGCACTGTGCTTCTCGAGACGCGCAAGGAGATCGCGGCGGCCGCGATCGATCGCGAGAAACAGCTCGCGGCGATTGAGGAGCTGATCGGCGCCGATCTCGAAACGTTCACCGACAGCGAAGCGATTCGCGTTGCGCAGGCCGGCCGGGGAATTTCACGATGA
- a CDS encoding right-handed parallel beta-helix repeat-containing protein yields MQKVSRISVACVTAFAVFLANAPFANADTEVNTCGQIVAGPGYLNADLTCTGMSGAAIILEPGATLDFRGHVLTSDFGGVICNASCTIESSAPGGTIRNCTGAAVTTEYQEFLTQVKISDLTLDGNRYGVGVQHTLVATNLTITNTEENALSGRDVRASNITIDGAGAGISGSSFGVLRVRDSTVRNAARGIGGYSLRVDRTTVTGATDVGISTSHGTIRDCHMDENPGTGIYVGSYAYGKVSVSDSTVNGNGGRGIDGTAKVILKNTSVADNGLEGVYTLHNVQVKNGSVISGNGLDGVRVAIHSICPRLSVRDSIVEGNGLDATCGISVTCADLSSCEKPLVGKTTCEHSYDTDSGFPGTSWDICSLD; encoded by the coding sequence ATGCAGAAAGTCTCGAGAATCAGCGTAGCGTGTGTGACCGCGTTCGCCGTATTCCTGGCCAATGCCCCCTTCGCCAACGCCGACACGGAAGTAAACACGTGCGGCCAGATCGTGGCGGGGCCCGGCTACCTGAATGCCGACCTCACCTGCACCGGGATGTCCGGAGCGGCTATCATCCTCGAGCCCGGCGCGACGCTGGACTTTCGTGGCCACGTCCTGACGAGCGACTTCGGCGGCGTCATCTGCAACGCCTCCTGCACGATCGAGTCTTCCGCTCCGGGCGGCACGATCCGCAACTGTACGGGCGCGGCAGTCACAACGGAGTACCAGGAATTCCTGACCCAGGTGAAAATCAGCGATCTGACGCTCGACGGAAACCGTTACGGCGTGGGCGTCCAGCACACCCTCGTTGCGACCAACCTGACGATTACCAACACCGAAGAAAATGCGCTCAGTGGACGGGACGTCCGAGCGAGCAACATCACGATCGACGGTGCCGGAGCCGGCATTTCGGGCAGCTCGTTCGGCGTCCTCAGAGTCCGTGATTCTACGGTAAGGAACGCCGCCAGGGGCATCGGGGGCTACTCGCTGCGAGTGGATCGAACGACGGTGACCGGAGCGACCGACGTCGGAATATCGACGTCTCACGGAACCATCCGGGACTGCCACATGGACGAGAACCCGGGAACCGGGATTTATGTCGGCAGCTACGCCTACGGAAAGGTCAGCGTTTCCGACAGCACCGTGAATGGGAACGGAGGGCGAGGAATCGATGGCACAGCGAAAGTCATCCTGAAAAATACGAGCGTCGCCGACAACGGGCTCGAAGGCGTCTACACCCTGCACAACGTCCAGGTGAAGAACGGGTCGGTCATCTCCGGAAACGGCCTCGACGGAGTGCGGGTTGCCATTCACAGTATTTGTCCTCGCCTGTCCGTGCGGGACTCAATCGTCGAAGGCAACGGTCTCGACGCGACATGCGGTATCAGTGTCACCTGCGCGGACCTGTCGTCGTGCGAGAAGCCTCTCGTCGGCAAAACGACTTGCGAGCATTCCTACGACACCGACTCCGGATTTCCAGGCACGAGCTGGGATATCTGCTCGTTGGACTGA
- a CDS encoding cytochrome P450, with protein sequence MTTRDTAPPDIRLLDGEFWAREPYAELAWLREFEPVYWDEAGEVWGVSRYADVLAVSRDTATFCNAGGNRPDAPAFPFMINTDDPLHRKRRNLVNKGFTVRRVLERGPRIRAISADLLDKAVALGEFDFVGDVAAWLPLIVIGDMLGVEPEHYADVLRWSDDMVRGSGTADPEVFARADQAFREFLEHSYGVLHDRRAKPLQHDLFSILAHAEIDGERLDDAEIVAEALLILIGGDETTRHVLSGGMAELLAHPEDWAWLGENHARIPTAVEEMLRWVTPVKNMNRTLTRDVEMHGKKLREGDKLLLLYPAANRDPAVFRDPETFDVRRTPNDHLAFGIGAHFCLGASLARLELVIFFEEATRRLRGIRPLAEDAPPRRPSNFISGIEHLMVRVG encoded by the coding sequence ATGACCACTCGCGACACGGCGCCGCCGGACATCCGGCTACTCGACGGCGAGTTCTGGGCGCGCGAGCCGTACGCCGAGCTTGCCTGGCTTCGCGAGTTCGAGCCCGTGTACTGGGACGAAGCGGGAGAAGTCTGGGGAGTCAGCCGCTACGCGGACGTGCTGGCGGTTTCTCGCGACACGGCCACGTTCTGCAACGCGGGCGGCAACCGGCCCGACGCCCCGGCCTTCCCGTTCATGATCAACACCGACGACCCGCTGCACCGCAAGCGCCGTAACCTCGTCAACAAGGGATTCACCGTACGGCGTGTGCTCGAACGCGGCCCGCGCATCCGCGCGATCAGCGCCGACCTGCTCGACAAGGCCGTCGCCCTGGGAGAATTCGATTTCGTCGGTGACGTGGCCGCGTGGCTGCCGCTGATCGTGATCGGCGACATGCTCGGCGTCGAGCCCGAGCACTACGCCGACGTGCTGCGCTGGTCGGACGACATGGTGCGCGGCAGCGGGACGGCGGATCCGGAAGTGTTCGCGCGCGCGGACCAGGCGTTTCGCGAGTTCCTGGAACACTCGTACGGCGTGCTGCACGACCGGCGCGCGAAACCGCTGCAGCACGACCTGTTCAGCATTCTCGCGCACGCCGAGATCGACGGCGAGCGGCTCGACGACGCCGAGATCGTCGCCGAGGCGCTGCTGATCCTGATCGGTGGCGACGAGACGACCCGCCACGTGCTGAGCGGAGGGATGGCCGAGCTTCTCGCCCATCCTGAGGACTGGGCGTGGCTCGGCGAAAACCACGCGCGCATTCCAACGGCTGTCGAAGAGATGCTGCGCTGGGTTACGCCGGTCAAGAACATGAACCGCACGCTCACGCGCGACGTCGAGATGCACGGTAAAAAGCTTCGCGAAGGCGACAAGCTGCTGCTGCTCTATCCGGCGGCCAATCGCGATCCGGCGGTATTTCGCGATCCGGAAACGTTCGACGTGCGGCGCACCCCGAACGACCATCTTGCATTCGGAATCGGCGCGCACTTCTGCCTCGGCGCCAGCCTCGCGCGTCTCGAGCTCGTCATCTTCTTCGAGGAGGCAACCAGACGGCTGCGCGGCATCCGGCCGCTCGCCGAGGATGCGCCCCCGCGACGGCCTTCGAACTTCATCAGCGGCATCGAGCATCTGATGGTACGCGTCGGCTGA